From a region of the Panicum virgatum strain AP13 chromosome 2K, P.virgatum_v5, whole genome shotgun sequence genome:
- the LOC120664145 gene encoding auxin-responsive protein IAA24-like, producing the protein MEIDGDNLSATELRLGLPGTSSGDDRPRRPAPSVGAKRALEDTRSEASGTTAAGDDHDDATPAAKAQVVGWPPVRAYRKNTFQAAAKKAEQPGGLYVKVSMDGAPYLRKVDLRMYKGYRELREALDALFTKSFSAAAAAAAAGAEGGDGQHALAYEDKDGDLMLVGDVPWDMFISSCKKLRIMKGCEAR; encoded by the exons ATGGAGATCGACGGCGACAACCTCAGCGCCACCGAGCTCCGGCTCGGCCTGCCGGGGACCAGCAGCGGCGACGaccggccgaggaggccggcgccctCCGTCGGCGCCAAGCGCGCGCTCGAGGACACCAGAAGCGAGGCGTCCGGCaccacggccgccggcgacgaccacGACGACGCCACGCCTGCTGCCAA AGCGCAAGTGGTGGGGTGGCCGCCGGTGAGGGCGTACAGGAAGAACACCTtccaggcggcggcgaagaaggCCGAGCAGCCGGGAGGGCTGTACGTGAAGGTGAGCATGGACGGGGCGCCGTACCTCAGGAAGGTGGACCTCCGGATGTACAAGGGGTACCGGGAGCTCAGGGAGGCGCTGGACGCCCTCTTCACCAAgtccttctccgccgccgccgccgccgccgccgccggagcggagggcggcgacggccaGCACGCCCTCGCCTACGAGGACAAGGACGGCGACCTCATGCTCGTCGGAGACGTGCCCTGGGA CATGTTCATCTCTTCGTGCAAGAAGCTCAGGATAATGAAGGGTTGTGAGGCCAGGTGA